The sequence below is a genomic window from Deinococcus terrestris.
TGGTCGAGCAGGTCACCGGGCGCCTGAGCTGGGGCCGGGCGGCGGGCCTGGGTTTCGCGCAGGGGCTGATGATCGGTCTGTTCGTGGGCCTGCTGTTTGGGCTGCTGGGCCTCACGGCGGGCAATTTCCTCTTTGCCGTCGCCTACGGTGTGGTGCTGGGCGGTATCACCGGGCTGGTGTGGGGATTGATCGGGTACGCGCTCAGCGGCGGGCGGCGCGACTTCACGTCCGTCGGCGGCATGAAGGCCGACCATTACGTGCTGCTGGCCGACCCCGAGGTGGCCGAACAGGCCCGCAGCCTGCTCTCTGCCATGCCCCTGCGCTGATCGCTCTCACTGCCCCCACGCCCCCCGACACCGGGGGGCTTGTCCATGAACCCAGCCGCTGTTCCCGGCGCAGGAACGGGGCGGGCACGGGTAGCATGGCCGCATGACCCAGGCCGCAACCGAGCTTCAGGAACTTATCGCCGAGATGGAACAGCGCCGCGCCAAGGTCGAGGCGGGCGGCGGCCCCGAGCGTCAGGCCAAGCAGCGCGAGGGCGGCAAGCTGACCGCCCGCGAGCGCATCGAGACGCTGCTGGACCCCGGCTCGTTCCTGGAACTCTCCACCTTCGTCGAGCACGGCCGCAACCGCCTGATGGACGGGGTGGAGGCTCCTGGCGAGGGCGTGGTGACGGGCCGGGGCACCATCCACGGGCGGCAAGTGTTCGTGTTCAGCCAGGATTTCACGGTGCTGGGCGGCTCACTGGGCAAGATGAACGCCGCCAAGGTCACCAAGGTGATGGACCTCGCGGCCAAGACGGGCTGCCCGGTGATCGGCCTGAACGACAGCGCGGGCGCCCGCATTCAGGAGGGCGTGGATTCCCTGTCAGGCTACGGCGAGATCTTCTACCGCAACGCGATCTACTCGGGCAGCGTGCCGCAGATCAGCGCGATCCTGGGGCCGTGCGCGGGGGGCGCGGTGTACTCGCCCGCCCTGACCGATTTCGTCGTGATGAGCCAGGGCAGCTCCTACATGTTCATCACTGGGCCAGAGGTCATCAAGTCGGTCACGCGTGAGGAAGTCACCTTCGACGGGCTGGGCGGTGCGGACGTGCACACCCGCAAGTCGGGCGTGGCCCACCTCTCCTACGAGGGCGACGAGGCCGTCCTCGCG
It includes:
- a CDS encoding general stress protein, which encodes MTQRDPRLDLTPDQRTRTNVATYPTYVEAQRAVDYLSDQKFPVERTAIVGEGLKMVEQVTGRLSWGRAAGLGFAQGLMIGLFVGLLFGLLGLTAGNFLFAVAYGVVLGGITGLVWGLIGYALSGGRRDFTSVGGMKADHYVLLADPEVAEQARSLLSAMPLR